A single region of the Triticum dicoccoides isolate Atlit2015 ecotype Zavitan chromosome 2B, WEW_v2.0, whole genome shotgun sequence genome encodes:
- the LOC119362806 gene encoding peroxidase 2-like: MAKLALLAVLALLGSVASQASGYGYTYPNPTPIIPPPPPATPPPSPSPPPPATPPPSPTPGPTPGYPSPTPTTPATPPPVSSPTSPTPPPPATLPPSPTPTPGYPTTSPTPTTASPPPSSTPTPPPPATGLKVGYYDDKCPDAEKIVLDAVRNATAGVKAGLIRLFFHDCFVQGCDASVLLNNVSGKPEPEMLGIPNLSLRGFEVIEAAKKKIEEKCPGVVSCADIVAFAGRDASKLLSGYKINFNMPAGRYDGLVSLKDKTLPNLPPPFANLTTLTQMFAKKGLSQTDMVALSGAHSIGRSHCSSFRDRLQPPANDNSTTSMDATYAGKLTQDCPAGNDPTVPQDYKTPDVLDSQYYRDVMDRKVLFTSDATLMTSPETKELVEKYTWWWIGDFLWYRHFEDAMVKMGNIEVKNNTNGQIRKKCGFVNEPYTG; encoded by the exons ATGGCCAAGCTTGCCCTTCTCGCCGTGCTCGCGCTGCTCGGTTCCGTGGCCAGTCAAGCATCCGGCTACGGCTACACCTATCCCAACCCCACTCCCATCATACCACCGCCCCCACCGGCTACTCCTCCGCCGAGCCCTTCCCCACCTCCACCGGCTACTCCTCCGCCCAGCCCTACCCCTGGCCCTACACCGGGCTATCCTAGCCCAACTCCCACCACGCCGGCCACGCCCCCACCGGTTTCTTCTCCGACGAGCCCTACCCCACCTCCACCGGCTACCCTCCCACCGAGCCCTACTCCTACCCCAGGCTATCCCACCACCAGTCCTACTCCCACCACGGCCTCGCCCCCACCGTCTTCTACCCCTACCCCGCCTCCACCTGCCACCGGGCTCAAGGTCGGCTACTACGATGACAAGTGCCCTGACGCGGAGAAGATCGTGCTGGACGCCGTGCGCAACGCCACCGCCGGCGTGAAGGCCGGGCTCATCCGCCTCTTCTTTCACGACTGCTTTGTCCAG GGTTGCGATGCCTCTGTCCTGCTGAACAATGTCTCTGGCAAGCCTGAACCGGAGATGCTCGGTATCCCAAACTTGAGCCTGCGTGGCTTCGAAGTGATagaggcggccaagaagaagatCGAGGAAAAATGTCCGGGtgtcgtctcctgcgccgacatcgTTGCCTTCGCAGGCCGTGACGCCAGCAAGTTACTCAGCGGCTACAAAATAAACTTCAACATGCCGGCCGGCCGCTACGACGGATTGGTGTCCCTCAAAGACAAGACCCTCCCCAACCTGCCCCCACCCTTCGCCAACCTCACTACCCTCACACAAATGTTCGCCAAGAAGGGACTCAGCCAAACCGACATGGTTGCGCTTTCCGGCGCGCACAGCATCGGCCGCTCGCACTGCTCCTCCTTCCGCGACCGTCTCCAGCCACCGGCCAACGACAACTCCACCACGTCGATGGATGCCACTTACGCTGGGAAGCTGACCCAGGACTGCCCCGCCGGGAATGATCCCACGGTGCCGCAGGACTACAAGACCCCCGACGTGCTGGACAGCCAGTACTACAGGGACGTGATGGATCGCAAAGTGCTCTTCACCTCCGACGCGACGCTCATGACGTCACCAGAGACCAAGGAGCTGGTGGAAAAGTACACTTGGTGGTGGATCGGAGATTTCTTGTGGTACAGACATTTCGAGGATGCCATGGTGAAGATGGGCAATATCGAGGTGAAGAACAACACCAACGGCCAGATCAGGAAGAAGTGCGGGTTTGTCAACGAGCCCTACACCGGTTGA